In a genomic window of Nocardiopsis mwathae:
- a CDS encoding thiamine-phosphate kinase, translating into MASTIGDLGEFGLIERVTARFPRTDDVILGPGDDAAVVRAPDRRVVASTDMLVEGRHFRRDWSTPRDIGHKAVAQNFADVAAMGARPTTLLIGLGVPADLAVDWADEFAAGVAAECATAGGTVVGGDTVRSDTVVVSVTALGDLGGRAEVRRDGARPGDVVAVAGRLGLSAAGLALLDRGLDAPEACLREHRRPRPPYAEGPRAALLGATAMLDVSDGLVQDLGHLCAASGVTIDLERAALVPPPELRAAAAALAGERSADATALMLAGGEDHALAATFPPGTELPDAWTRIGTVAPRSAEADAAAAPAVTVDGRPTDAAGWRHFG; encoded by the coding sequence GTGGCGAGCACCATTGGGGACCTGGGTGAGTTCGGCCTGATCGAGCGCGTGACGGCGAGATTCCCCCGAACCGACGACGTAATCCTGGGGCCGGGGGACGACGCGGCCGTGGTCAGGGCGCCCGACCGGCGCGTCGTGGCCTCCACCGACATGCTCGTCGAGGGTCGGCACTTCCGCCGCGACTGGTCGACGCCCCGCGACATCGGCCACAAGGCCGTCGCGCAGAACTTCGCCGACGTCGCCGCCATGGGCGCGCGGCCGACCACACTCCTCATCGGTCTGGGCGTCCCCGCCGACCTGGCCGTGGACTGGGCCGACGAGTTCGCCGCCGGCGTGGCCGCCGAGTGCGCCACCGCGGGCGGCACCGTGGTCGGCGGTGACACGGTGCGCTCCGACACCGTGGTGGTGTCCGTCACCGCGCTGGGCGACCTGGGCGGCCGAGCGGAGGTGCGCCGGGACGGGGCGCGTCCCGGCGACGTCGTCGCGGTCGCCGGGCGGCTCGGGCTGTCGGCGGCCGGGCTCGCCCTGCTGGACCGGGGCCTGGACGCCCCCGAGGCGTGCCTGCGCGAGCACCGCCGCCCGCGTCCCCCGTACGCCGAGGGGCCGCGGGCGGCCCTGCTGGGCGCCACCGCGATGCTCGACGTCAGCGACGGGCTGGTGCAGGACCTCGGGCACCTCTGCGCCGCCTCGGGCGTGACGATCGACCTGGAGCGCGCCGCCCTGGTCCCCCCTCCCGAGCTGCGCGCGGCCGCGGCCGCGCTGGCCGGGGAGCGGTCGGCCGACGCGACGGCGCTCATGCTCGCCGGAGGCGAGGACCATGCCCTGGCGGCCACCTTCCCGCCCGGCACCGAGCTGCCCGACGCATGGACGCGCATCGGTACGGTGGCGCCGCGGAGTGCCGAGGCCGATGCGGCGGCCGCCCCCGCCGTCACGGTCGACGGCCGCCCGACCGACGCGGCCGGGTGGCGGCACTTCGGCTGA
- a CDS encoding Lrp/AsnC family transcriptional regulator, with amino-acid sequence MVEAYILVQTEVGRAADVAREIAAIDGVAQAEDVTGPYDVIVRASADDIDSLGRLVVARIQRLDGIARTLTCPIVKI; translated from the coding sequence ATGGTGGAGGCATACATCCTTGTGCAGACCGAGGTGGGGCGCGCCGCCGACGTCGCGCGCGAGATCGCCGCGATCGACGGCGTAGCCCAGGCTGAGGACGTCACCGGGCCCTACGATGTGATCGTGCGCGCGTCCGCCGACGACATCGACTCGCTGGGCCGGCTGGTGGTGGCCCGGATCCAGCGGCTCGACGGTATCGCCCGCACACTGACCTGTCCGATCGTCAAGATCTGA
- a CDS encoding DUF3515 domain-containing protein produces MRRGATVSGTGAVLALGLALAGCTAGSVEVPPPDPEGQAADQCRALVKRVPSALFGENRVEVSPRSDFAAAWGDPPIALRCGVDRPAGLRPDSELMVVNDIAWLPEPEDRPNLFTVVGREAYVEMSVPPSYGAPAEGLVAISDLVADEIPALPDGEL; encoded by the coding sequence ATGCGACGCGGGGCGACGGTGAGCGGAACGGGTGCGGTGCTGGCGCTCGGGCTGGCCTTGGCGGGCTGCACCGCCGGTTCGGTCGAGGTTCCGCCGCCCGACCCCGAGGGCCAGGCGGCGGACCAGTGCCGCGCGCTGGTGAAGCGGGTGCCCTCCGCCCTGTTCGGCGAGAACCGGGTCGAGGTGAGCCCCAGGTCCGACTTCGCCGCCGCATGGGGGGATCCCCCGATCGCGCTGCGCTGCGGGGTGGACCGCCCCGCCGGGCTGCGGCCCGACTCGGAGCTGATGGTGGTCAACGACATCGCGTGGCTGCCGGAACCGGAGGACCGCCCCAACCTGTTCACCGTCGTGGGGCGGGAGGCCTACGTCGAGATGTCGGTGCCGCCGTCCTACGGTGCACCGGCCGAGGGGCTGGTGGCGATCAGCGACCTGGTCGCCGACGAGATCCCCGCGCTCCCCGACGGGGAGCTCTAG
- a CDS encoding DUF3105 domain-containing protein: protein MSKKSEERRRRAAEMRAQRERQERRRKIATGAGVTMAGLIVLGLVGFGAYTAWDRGNLEGLESFDVDRGHVPAEVDYEQTPPAGGEHNAAWQNCGVYTEPVVDEFAVHSLEHGAVWITYRPDLPEDDVKKLEDRYTPGSYVLVSPFEDDLPAPVVASAWGKQVRLDGADDDRLDKFLRTYEQSPNVPEPGGSCSGAIGFTAKEFDEAGGFDALNQAGQQDPHED from the coding sequence GTGAGCAAGAAGTCCGAGGAACGTCGGCGCCGAGCCGCCGAGATGCGCGCCCAGCGGGAGCGACAGGAACGCCGCCGCAAGATCGCGACGGGCGCCGGGGTCACCATGGCCGGACTCATCGTGCTCGGCCTCGTCGGATTCGGTGCCTACACCGCCTGGGACCGCGGCAACCTCGAAGGCCTGGAGTCCTTCGACGTCGACCGGGGCCACGTGCCCGCCGAGGTCGACTACGAGCAGACCCCGCCCGCGGGGGGCGAGCACAACGCGGCCTGGCAGAACTGCGGCGTCTACACCGAGCCGGTCGTCGACGAGTTCGCCGTGCACTCCCTGGAGCACGGCGCGGTGTGGATCACCTACCGGCCGGACCTGCCCGAAGACGACGTCAAGAAGCTCGAAGACCGCTACACGCCCGGTAGTTACGTCCTGGTCAGCCCATTCGAGGACGACCTCCCCGCGCCCGTCGTCGCCTCCGCCTGGGGCAAGCAGGTGCGACTCGACGGCGCCGACGACGACCGGCTGGACAAGTTCCTGCGCACCTACGAGCAGAGCCCGAACGTGCCCGAGCCGGGCGGCTCCTGCTCCGGTGCGATCGGCTTCACCGCGAAGGAGTTCGACGAGGCCGGCGGGTTCGACGCGCTGAACCAGGCCGGGCAGCAGGACCCGCACGAAGACTAG
- a CDS encoding DUF305 domain-containing protein — protein sequence MGNETETEGAPDRPQRSGAGRPVPLWLAAAVAALALLGGFLLGRPAVPLDTSADAGFLRDMSVHHSQAVDMSIVILEKTDEPKLRTVAQDIARTQQSQIGRMQGWLVQWGLNIRGAQPPMTWMAGHGAHGSGEAPDTMPGWASEEEMKRLEEAEGVEAEVLFLQLMIDHHRGGIDMAEAAVSAADRPLVTDFAAGMAEAQQAEIELMEDMLADRGA from the coding sequence GTGGGAAATGAAACCGAGACCGAAGGCGCGCCCGACCGCCCGCAACGGTCAGGGGCGGGACGCCCGGTACCGCTGTGGCTCGCGGCGGCCGTGGCGGCCCTCGCCCTCCTCGGCGGTTTCCTGCTGGGGCGCCCCGCGGTCCCGCTCGATACCAGCGCCGACGCGGGCTTCCTGCGCGACATGAGCGTCCACCACTCCCAGGCCGTCGACATGTCGATAGTGATCCTGGAGAAGACGGACGAGCCGAAACTCCGTACGGTGGCCCAGGACATCGCCCGCACCCAGCAGTCCCAGATCGGCCGCATGCAGGGGTGGCTGGTGCAGTGGGGCCTGAACATCCGCGGCGCCCAACCCCCCATGACCTGGATGGCCGGCCACGGCGCCCACGGTTCCGGCGAGGCGCCGGACACCATGCCCGGCTGGGCGTCGGAGGAGGAGATGAAGCGCCTGGAGGAGGCCGAAGGCGTCGAGGCGGAGGTCCTCTTCCTGCAGCTGATGATCGACCACCACAGGGGCGGCATCGACATGGCCGAAGCCGCGGTGTCGGCCGCCGACCGGCCCCTCGTCACCGACTTCGCGGCGGGCATGGCCGAGGCCCAGCAGGCAGAGATCGAGCTGATGGAGGACATGCTCGCCGACCGGGGTGCCTAG
- a CDS encoding cytochrome ubiquinol oxidase subunit I: MDALDLARWQFGLTTVYHFLFVPLTIGLSVIVAALQTAWYRTGKHEYLQATKFFGKLFLINFAMGVVTGIVQEFQFGMNWSAYSTFVGDVFGAPLAMEALLAFFLESTFIGLWIFGWDKLPRRVHLACIWAVAVGTNLSAYFILAANAWMRNPVGYRINPETGRAELTDIWAVLANPQAWSTYLHVVSAAFITAGLFVVAVSAFKLWRNRAENDTGEPGVVPPKNDHELFRKTMRAGMVVTLLAGIIVVFSGDHQAKLAAEYEPMKLAAAEALWDTEEGADFSVYAVGDTDAGVNTIDVTIPNVLSFLATGEFDGEVHGMNNLQNAYEELYGPGDYIPNVFVTYWSFRLMMGLGLAGVALSAIGLLLTRKQRMPEPRTTPAWLPGWTKNGFYFAAMLALPAALAANIFGWLLTEMGRQPWTVRGELLTANSVSPGVSLGMVATSLTLFTLTYGVLAVIEAGLLWRYIKAGPSHVVPDLDEDGDDGDGDSGDRPVPAFVY, encoded by the coding sequence ATGGACGCGTTGGATCTCGCGCGGTGGCAGTTCGGACTGACCACCGTGTACCACTTTCTGTTCGTACCGCTGACGATCGGGCTGTCCGTCATCGTCGCCGCCCTGCAGACCGCGTGGTACCGCACCGGCAAGCACGAGTACCTGCAGGCGACCAAGTTCTTCGGGAAGCTCTTCCTGATCAACTTCGCCATGGGCGTCGTCACCGGCATCGTCCAGGAGTTCCAGTTCGGAATGAACTGGAGCGCCTACTCGACCTTCGTCGGCGACGTGTTCGGCGCCCCGCTCGCCATGGAGGCGCTGCTCGCGTTCTTCCTGGAGTCCACCTTCATCGGCCTGTGGATCTTCGGCTGGGACAAGCTCCCCCGCCGCGTCCACCTCGCCTGCATCTGGGCGGTGGCCGTCGGCACCAACCTCTCCGCCTACTTCATCCTGGCCGCCAACGCCTGGATGCGGAACCCCGTCGGCTACCGGATCAACCCCGAGACCGGCCGCGCCGAACTCACCGACATCTGGGCCGTCCTGGCCAACCCGCAGGCCTGGTCCACCTACCTACACGTCGTCTCGGCCGCGTTCATCACGGCCGGGCTGTTCGTCGTGGCCGTCAGCGCCTTCAAGCTCTGGCGCAACCGCGCCGAGAACGACACCGGCGAGCCCGGCGTCGTCCCGCCGAAGAACGACCACGAGCTGTTCCGCAAGACCATGCGAGCCGGCATGGTCGTGACCCTCCTCGCCGGGATCATCGTCGTCTTCTCCGGCGACCACCAGGCCAAGCTCGCCGCCGAGTACGAGCCCATGAAGCTCGCCGCCGCCGAGGCCCTGTGGGACACCGAGGAGGGCGCCGACTTCTCCGTCTACGCGGTCGGCGACACCGACGCGGGCGTCAACACGATCGACGTCACCATCCCCAACGTGCTGAGCTTCCTGGCCACCGGCGAGTTCGACGGCGAAGTGCACGGCATGAACAACCTCCAGAACGCCTACGAGGAGCTCTACGGTCCGGGCGACTACATCCCCAACGTCTTCGTCACCTACTGGTCGTTCCGGCTGATGATGGGGCTGGGCCTGGCCGGCGTGGCCCTGTCCGCCATCGGTCTGCTGCTCACCCGCAAGCAGCGGATGCCCGAGCCGCGCACCACCCCGGCCTGGCTGCCGGGCTGGACGAAGAACGGCTTCTACTTCGCCGCCATGCTGGCGCTGCCCGCCGCCCTGGCCGCCAACATCTTCGGCTGGCTGCTGACCGAGATGGGCCGCCAGCCCTGGACCGTCCGCGGCGAACTGCTCACCGCCAACAGCGTCTCCCCCGGTGTGAGCCTCGGCATGGTGGCCACCAGCCTCACCCTGTTCACCCTCACCTACGGGGTACTCGCGGTGATCGAAGCCGGGCTGCTGTGGCGCTACATCAAGGCCGGACCCTCGCACGTCGTCCCCGACCTCGATGAGGACGGCGACGACGGCGACGGCGACTCCGGCGACCGCCCCGTCCCCGCGTTCGTCTACTAG
- the cydB gene encoding cytochrome d ubiquinol oxidase subunit II yields the protein MDLDLALIWFLAIAILWTGYFVLEGFDFGVGMLLPVIGKDNTDRRVMINSIGPIWDGNEVWVITAVGATLAAFPAWYASMLSGFYLPMLIILLALIVRGVAFEYRGKGDTDRWRARWDAAIIFGSTAPALLWGLIFANLIRGLPMDADHVVSAGLLDMLNPYALLGAATTMSLFVLHGAVFLTLKTDGEVRVRSRALLIRVACVAIPVTLAFLTWTQLAYGKPWTWPVAVVAGTALVIGVILGARGREGWSFTATAATIIALSVVIFGAMFPTVLPSTTDPAYSLTIANASSAPYTLTVMSWVAVVFLPLVLAYQAWSYWVFRKRVTREHIEPVPAYGGSGSGDADGPAASPGTG from the coding sequence ATGGACCTCGACCTCGCACTCATCTGGTTCCTCGCCATCGCGATCCTCTGGACCGGCTACTTCGTCCTGGAGGGATTCGACTTCGGCGTCGGCATGCTGCTGCCGGTCATCGGCAAGGACAACACCGACCGCCGGGTCATGATCAACTCCATCGGCCCGATCTGGGACGGCAACGAGGTGTGGGTGATCACCGCGGTCGGCGCCACGCTGGCCGCCTTCCCGGCCTGGTACGCCTCCATGCTCAGCGGCTTCTACCTGCCGATGCTGATCATCCTGCTGGCGCTGATCGTGCGCGGCGTCGCCTTCGAGTACCGCGGCAAGGGCGACACCGATCGGTGGCGCGCACGGTGGGACGCGGCCATCATCTTCGGCAGCACCGCCCCGGCCCTGCTGTGGGGCCTGATCTTCGCCAACCTGATCCGCGGCCTGCCCATGGACGCCGACCACGTCGTCTCCGCCGGGCTGCTCGACATGCTCAACCCCTACGCCCTGCTCGGCGCGGCCACGACGATGTCGCTGTTCGTGCTCCACGGCGCGGTGTTCCTCACCCTCAAGACCGACGGCGAGGTCCGCGTGCGCTCCCGCGCGCTGCTGATCCGCGTCGCCTGCGTGGCGATCCCGGTGACACTGGCGTTCCTCACCTGGACCCAGCTGGCCTACGGCAAGCCGTGGACCTGGCCGGTCGCCGTCGTCGCGGGCACCGCACTGGTCATCGGGGTGATCCTGGGCGCCCGGGGCCGCGAGGGCTGGTCCTTCACCGCCACCGCCGCCACGATCATCGCGCTCTCGGTCGTCATCTTCGGGGCGATGTTCCCGACGGTGCTCCCCTCCACCACCGACCCCGCCTACAGCCTCACCATCGCCAACGCGTCCTCCGCGCCCTACACGCTCACCGTGATGTCGTGGGTCGCGGTCGTGTTCCTCCCGCTGGTGCTCGCCTACCAGGCGTGGAGCTACTGGGTGTTCCGCAAGCGCGTCACCCGCGAGCACATCGAGCCGGTCCCCGCTTACGGTGGATCCGGCAGCGGTGACGCCGACGGTCCCGCCGCATCGCCCGGCACCGGCTGA
- the cydD gene encoding thiol reductant ABC exporter subunit CydD, whose protein sequence is MKPLDPRLVRTARAVRVHLVVTVVSGLAITALILAQAWLLAHVIAGVTAGAGADGLSWAITAVAAVAVARGVLSYGAEAAALRSAAQAKSQLRRRLVAHVTGTHTSSDAAASPDADGVGTSGPVWLSGQAGTDQGAGTPRAGELVTLATRGLDALDDYFARYLPQLVLAVLVPLSVLIVVFSADMLSGAIIAVTLPLIPIFMALVGWHTQARTERQWHLLNRLGGHFLDVVEGLPTLAVFRRAKAQAEIIRRITDEHRRTTMSTLRVAFLSALVLELLATLSVALVAVEVGLRLMYGMLDYQTALLVLILAPEAYLPLREVGARFHASMEGVAAAEQVFKELDRGRGTPVGRRGGHRAASPAPTAPAGPARIDLERVSLTYPGRDVPALREVDLSIEPGRRLLLTGPSGSGKSSLLALLLRFTEPTEGAIRVQDAAAHPAAASGDGAGWTPLADVPVEQWRRRIAWVPQHPYLFDDTVAGNIRLGAPDAALDEVRRAARLAEADAFVAALPDGYDTRLGERGARLSAGQRQRIALARAFLRDAPVVLLDEPTAHLDPDNAAAVRTAVGRLLEGRTGIIVAHDTGWADLVDAVVHVDAGRVGTGLEARP, encoded by the coding sequence ATGAAGCCCCTCGACCCACGACTCGTCCGCACCGCGCGGGCGGTCCGGGTGCACCTGGTCGTCACCGTCGTCAGCGGACTGGCGATCACCGCTCTGATCCTCGCCCAGGCGTGGCTGCTGGCGCACGTCATCGCCGGTGTCACGGCCGGGGCGGGGGCGGACGGCCTGTCGTGGGCGATCACGGCCGTCGCGGCGGTCGCGGTCGCCCGCGGGGTCCTGTCGTACGGGGCCGAGGCGGCGGCCCTGCGCTCGGCCGCGCAAGCCAAATCGCAGCTGCGCCGCCGCCTCGTCGCCCACGTGACGGGGACGCACACAAGCTCCGACGCCGCCGCATCCCCGGATGCGGACGGCGTCGGGACCTCGGGGCCGGTCTGGTTGTCAGGGCAGGCCGGAACCGATCAGGGGGCGGGCACTCCCCGCGCCGGTGAACTGGTCACACTCGCCACGCGTGGCCTCGATGCGCTGGATGACTACTTCGCCCGGTATCTGCCGCAGCTGGTGCTGGCGGTGCTCGTCCCCCTCTCCGTCCTCATCGTCGTGTTCAGCGCCGACATGCTGTCCGGCGCCATCATCGCGGTGACGCTGCCGCTGATCCCGATCTTCATGGCCCTGGTCGGCTGGCACACCCAGGCACGCACCGAGCGCCAGTGGCACCTGCTCAACCGCCTGGGCGGGCACTTCCTCGACGTCGTCGAGGGGCTGCCCACGCTCGCCGTCTTCCGCCGCGCCAAGGCCCAGGCCGAGATCATCCGCCGCATCACCGACGAGCACCGCCGCACCACCATGTCGACGCTGCGCGTGGCGTTCCTGTCGGCGCTGGTCCTGGAGCTGCTGGCCACGCTGTCGGTCGCGCTGGTCGCGGTCGAGGTCGGGCTGCGGCTGATGTACGGGATGCTCGACTACCAGACCGCGCTGCTGGTGCTGATCCTCGCCCCCGAGGCCTACCTGCCGCTGCGCGAGGTGGGGGCGCGCTTCCACGCCAGTATGGAGGGCGTCGCCGCCGCCGAGCAGGTGTTCAAGGAGCTCGACCGCGGCCGCGGAACCCCCGTCGGCCGGCGTGGCGGCCACCGAGCGGCCTCGCCTGCGCCCACCGCTCCCGCGGGCCCCGCGCGGATCGACCTGGAGCGGGTGTCCCTCACCTACCCCGGCCGCGACGTTCCCGCGCTGCGCGAGGTCGACCTGAGTATCGAGCCGGGGCGCCGCCTGCTGCTCACCGGCCCCAGCGGGTCGGGCAAGAGCTCGCTGCTGGCGCTGCTGCTGAGGTTCACCGAGCCCACCGAGGGAGCGATCCGCGTGCAGGACGCGGCCGCCCACCCCGCGGCGGCTTCCGGAGACGGCGCCGGGTGGACGCCGCTGGCCGACGTCCCCGTCGAGCAGTGGCGGCGGCGGATCGCCTGGGTCCCCCAGCACCCCTACCTGTTCGACGACACCGTCGCCGGCAACATCCGCCTCGGCGCCCCCGATGCCGCCCTCGACGAGGTGCGGCGCGCCGCCCGCCTCGCCGAGGCCGACGCCTTCGTCGCGGCCCTCCCGGACGGCTACGACACCCGGCTGGGCGAGCGCGGCGCCCGGCTCTCCGCCGGGCAGCGCCAGCGCATCGCCCTGGCCCGCGCGTTCCTGCGGGACGCCCCCGTCGTGCTGCTCGACGAGCCGACCGCGCACCTCGACCCGGACAACGCCGCGGCCGTGCGCACCGCCGTCGGGCGCCTGCTGGAGGGCCGTACCGGCATCATCGTCGCCCACGACACCGGCTGGGCCGACCTGGTCGACGCCGTCGTGCACGTCGATGCCGGACGGGTCGGCACCGGACTGGAGGCCCGGCCAT